From Hyalangium ruber, the proteins below share one genomic window:
- a CDS encoding cell wall protein — MIQRELQLALAPLQKSTGRLERGVESLGEIRRVTGQLKPLLGQQGRMVALQHAQAVEAPARKVKAPAAKAPVAAPPAKKRGRPARSTGAQACAVIGCKRPARSKGYCSAHYQKLRLLVRTNRRPADWKDDAAPQSAREVKLPRGRAAARERTPEPAKPREAPKPKAWVRKKGSPGMVSLH, encoded by the coding sequence ATGATTCAGCGTGAGCTGCAGCTCGCGCTCGCCCCGCTCCAGAAGTCCACCGGCCGGTTGGAGCGAGGGGTGGAGTCCCTCGGGGAGATCCGCCGCGTCACGGGCCAGCTCAAGCCCCTGCTCGGGCAGCAAGGCAGGATGGTGGCGCTCCAGCACGCGCAGGCCGTCGAGGCTCCCGCGCGCAAGGTCAAGGCGCCCGCCGCGAAGGCTCCGGTCGCGGCGCCTCCGGCGAAGAAGCGCGGCCGTCCCGCCCGTAGCACCGGTGCCCAGGCCTGCGCGGTGATCGGCTGCAAGCGGCCGGCGCGCTCCAAGGGGTACTGCTCGGCGCACTACCAGAAGCTGCGCCTGCTGGTGCGCACCAACCGCCGCCCGGCGGATTGGAAGGACGATGCCGCGCCCCAGTCCGCGCGCGAGGTGAAGCTGCCTCGGGGCCGCGCCGCCGCCCGTGAGCGCACGCCCGAGCCGGCCAAGCCGCGCGAGGCGCCCAAGCCCAAGGCCTGGGTGCGCAAGAAGGGCTCTCCGGGCATGGTCTCG